One region of Deltaproteobacteria bacterium GWA2_45_12 genomic DNA includes:
- a CDS encoding tRNA-specific adenosine deaminase, giving the protein MDTMFMKAALDEAFQGLKEGGIPIGSVLTINEKIVGRGHNRRVQSGNPILHGEMDCLQNAGRLKAKDYQRATLYTTLSPCDMCTGTIKIPRVVMAENTTFRGGEDLLLKRGVEVINMNVPEAITLMRNFIKAHPELWNEDIGV; this is encoded by the coding sequence ATGGATACGATGTTTATGAAAGCCGCACTTGATGAAGCCTTCCAAGGCTTGAAGGAAGGTGGCATTCCTATTGGAAGTGTACTCACCATCAATGAAAAAATTGTGGGGCGGGGACATAATCGTCGTGTGCAAAGTGGCAACCCCATTCTTCATGGAGAAATGGATTGCTTGCAAAATGCCGGAAGACTTAAGGCCAAAGACTACCAACGCGCCACACTTTACACCACCCTCTCCCCTTGTGACATGTGCACTGGCACCATTAAAATTCCACGCGTGGTAATGGCCGAAAATACCACTTTTCGAGGGGGTGAAGATCTGCTTTTAAAAAGAGGTGTGGAAGTGATCAACATGAATGTGCCTGAAGCCATTACCTTGATGCGCAATTTTATCAAGGCTCATCCGGAATTGTGGAATGAAGATATAGGCGTTTAA
- a CDS encoding methionine sulfoxide reductase — protein MQTDKSSTIQKAVFAGGCFWCMEPPFEKLEGVLEVVSGYTGGHKENPTYEEVCSGKTGHLEAIQVTYDASKVSFSQVLEIFWQNVDPTDDGGQFVDRGSQYRTGIYYNNEEERVLAEESKKQLMSTKRFAKPIVTGIYPFKKFYPAEGYHQNYYKTNSMHYKMYRLGSGRDDFFRSLSREEIVNQYRKPNDAELKKSLTPEQYHVTQKEGTEPPFANEYWNNHRKGIYVDVVTGEPLFSSTDKFDSGTGWPSFTKPIDSSLVSEKTDTQYGMRRTEVRSKTGDSHLGHVFNDGPGPEGMRFCINSASLRFIPKEDLEKEGYGGYKKLFEK, from the coding sequence ATGCAAACAGATAAGTCTTCAACCATTCAAAAAGCCGTTTTTGCCGGAGGATGTTTTTGGTGCATGGAACCCCCCTTTGAAAAATTAGAGGGTGTTTTAGAAGTGGTATCCGGATATACCGGGGGCCATAAAGAAAATCCCACCTATGAAGAGGTCTGTTCTGGGAAAACAGGGCATTTGGAAGCCATCCAGGTAACCTACGATGCTTCTAAAGTGAGTTTTAGCCAAGTTTTGGAAATATTTTGGCAAAATGTTGATCCCACTGATGATGGGGGACAGTTTGTTGATCGTGGGTCCCAGTATCGTACGGGTATTTATTACAATAATGAAGAAGAACGTGTTCTGGCTGAAGAATCCAAAAAACAATTGATGAGTACGAAACGGTTTGCCAAACCCATTGTTACGGGGATTTATCCATTCAAAAAATTCTATCCGGCTGAAGGGTATCATCAAAACTATTACAAAACCAATAGCATGCATTACAAAATGTACCGTTTAGGTTCAGGACGAGATGATTTTTTCAGGTCTCTTTCCAGGGAGGAAATTGTGAATCAATATCGCAAGCCAAACGATGCTGAACTCAAAAAAAGCTTAACTCCGGAACAGTATCACGTGACCCAAAAAGAAGGGACGGAACCGCCTTTTGCCAATGAGTACTGGAATAATCACCGGAAAGGAATTTACGTGGATGTGGTTACGGGGGAGCCCTTGTTTAGCTCGACTGACAAATTTGATTCAGGGACGGGTTGGCCCAGTTTTACCAAACCCATTGATTCAAGCCTGGTTTCCGAAAAGACGGACACTCAATATGGGATGCGTCGTACCGAGGTACGGAGTAAAACCGGGGATTCTCATTTAGGCCATGTTTTTAACGATGGGCCTGGTCCTGAAGGGATGCGTTTTTGTATCAATTCAGCCTCCCTTCGCTTTATTCCCAAGGAAGACTTGGAAAAAGAAGGCTATGGGGGATATAAAAAACTTTTTGAGAAATAA